One window of Salvelinus fontinalis isolate EN_2023a chromosome 19, ASM2944872v1, whole genome shotgun sequence genomic DNA carries:
- the LOC129816361 gene encoding aspartate--tRNA ligase, cytoplasmic-like, with the protein MTKDAVQGAAEEADQAQSKKGLKKQQKEAEKAAKKAEKQAKLAADSQSTDEDDFAKDRYGIPQMVQSQQKLDRVLVRVQKLTPEMADQLIWVRARIHTSRAKGKQCFLVLRQQQFNVQALVAVGERASKQMVKFAANINKESIVDVEAMVRNVEQKIESCSQQDVELHIERIFVISQAEPRLPLQLEDCVRPEGEGDEDGRATVNQDTRLDNRVIDLRTTTSQAIFRLQAGVCQLFRDTLTNKDFVEIQTPKIISAASEGGANVFTVSYFKTSAYLAQSPQLYKQMCICADFDKVFCVGPVFRAEDSNTHRHLTEFVGLDIELAFNYHYHEVIESITDTMVQIFKGLRDKFQTEIQTVGKQYSSEPFKFLEPTLRLEYTEGVAMLREAGVDMGDEEDLSTPNEKLLGRLVKEKYDTDFYVLDKYPLAVRPFYTMPDPNDKKYSNSYDMFMRGEEILSGAQRIHDAQLLTERAIHHNIDLEKIKSYIDSFRYGAPPHGGGGIGLERVCMLYLGLHNIRQVSMFPRDPKRLTP; encoded by the exons ATGACTAAAGACGCTGTCCAAGG AGCCGCGGAGGAGGCGGACCAGGCCCAGTCGAAGAAAGGCTTGAAGAAACAGCAGAAGGAAGCGGAGAAAGCGGCGAAGAAAGCTGAGAAGCAGGCCAAGCTG GCTGCTGACTCACAAAGCACAGATGAAGAT GACTTTGCCAAGGATCGGTACGGTATCCCCCAGATGGTCCAGTCCCAGCAGAAACTGG ACAGGGTGTTGGTGCGTGTCCAGAAGCTGACACCTGAGATGGCTGACCAGCTGATCTGGGTGCGTGCCAGGATTCACACCAGCAGAGCTAAAG GGAAGCAGTGCTTCTTGGTCCTGCGTCAGCAGCAGTTTAACGTACAAGCCCTAGTCGCCGTGGGGGAGCGTGCCAGCAAGCAGATGGTGAAGTTTGCCGCCAA CATCAATAAGGAGAGCATTGTGGACGTGGAGGCGATGGTGAGGAATGTGGAGCAGAAGATCGAGAGCTGCTCTCAGCAGGATGTGGAGCTGCACATTGAGAGG ATTTTTGTGATCAGCCAGGCCGAGCCTCGTCTGCCCCTGCAGCTGGAGGATTGTGTGAGGccggaaggagagggggatgag GATGGAAGAGCGACGGTCAACCAGGACACCAGACTGGACAACCGAGTCATTGATCTCAGA ACAACGACCAGCCAGGCCATCTTCCGCCTGCAGGCTGGAGTTTGCCAGCTCTTTAGAGACACCCTGACCAACAAGGACTTTGTGGAGATCCAGACCCCCAAAATCATATCAG CTGCCAGTGAGGGTGGTGCGAACGTCTTCACTGTGTCCTACTTCAAAACCAGCGCCTACCTGGCCCAGTCTCCCCAGCTCTACAAACAGATGTGTATCTGTGCTGACTTTGACAAGGTGTTCTGTGTGGGACCAG TGTTCAGAGCAGAGGACTCCAACACCCATCGTCATCTGACAGAGTTTGTAGGTCTGGATATTGAGTTGGCGttcaactaccactaccacgaaGTGATCGAGTCCATCACCGACACTATGGTGCAGATCTTCAAAGGGCTCAGAGACAA gTTCCAGACTGAGATCCAGACGGTGGGGAAGCAGTACTCCAGTGAGCCCTTCAAGTTCCTGGAGCCCACTCTGAGGCTGGAGTACACGGAGGGCGTGGCCATGCTCCGGGAGGCCGGGGTGGACATGGGAGACGAGGAGGACCTCAG CACTCCAAATGAGAAGTTGCTCGGTCGTCTGGTGAAAGAAAAG TATGACACTGACTTCTATGTGCTCGACAAGTACCCCCTGGCAGTGAGGCCCTTCTACACCATGCCTGACCCCAATGACAAA AAATACTCCAACTCCTACGACATGttcatgagaggagaggagatcctCTCCGGCGCTCAGAGGATCCACGATGCCCAGCTGCTCACTGAGAGGGCCATTCACCACAACATCG ATCTGGAGAAGATCAAGTCCTACATCGACTCTTTCCGTTACGGAGCTCCCCCACACGGAGGTGGTGGCATTG GGCTGGAAAGAGTTTGCATGCTCTACCTGGGTCTTCACAATATCCGCCAGGTCTCCATGTTCCCCCGTGACCCCAAACGCTTGACCCCCTGA